A genomic window from Gossypium hirsutum isolate 1008001.06 chromosome D10, Gossypium_hirsutum_v2.1, whole genome shotgun sequence includes:
- the LOC107916037 gene encoding E3 ubiquitin-protein ligase Topors, with product MDSPSSSPKPLGKPNIQRFIRRVISPAIVDKTCPICLRTIDVPGAAVLTVCFHAYCLDCIHKWSDLKRNCPLCNSTFDSWFYKIDLSSLRYLKQQLPAISDCKSVIPRPRSTVADRRRIIERTRREMNDVNRRTRPLPWRRSFGRPGTMSPHVIAERKLQWRASVYNRRLQAVPIYHGNGFQQNVPRIRNDFEKEKLLRRIEPWIQRELKAILGDPDPSIILHVVSSLLFSRHEDGSSASSTQLSFVNDNFLAPLEPFLHHRTNMFWHELRCFVDSPFTMETYDAVVEYRQLK from the exons ATGGATTCACCCTCGTCTTCACCGAAACCATTGGGGAAACCGAACATCCAGAGATTCATACGAAGAGTAATTTCTCCGGCCATCGTCGACAAAACATGTCCCATATGCTTGAGAACCATCGACGTTCCTGGAGCGGCGGTTCTCACCGTTTGTTTCCACGCTTACTGCTTGGACTGCATCCACAAGTGGAGCGATTTGAAGAGGAATTGCCCTCTCTGCAATTCCACCTTCGATTCTTGGTTCTACAAAATCGATCTCTCCTCTCTAAGATACCTCAAACAGCAGTTACCTGCTATCTCCGACTGCAAATCAGTTATTCCACGACCACGGTCCACCGTAGCTGATCGTCGACG GATCATCGAAAGGACCAGAAGAGAAATGAACGATGTTAACCGGAGAACGAGACCGTTGCCTTGGCGGCGATCTTTTGGGCGACCCGGGACTATGTCGCCTCATGTTATCGCCGAAAGGAAGCTTCAATGGCGTGCCAG TGTGTATAACCGACGGCTGCAAGCTGTGCCTATATATCATGGTAATGGTTTTCAGCAG AATGTTCCTAGGATTAGGAATGATTTTGAGAAAGAGAAACTACTGCGAAGAATAGAACCATGGATTCAAAGGGAGCTTAAGGCTATCCTCGGAGATCCAGATCCATCAATCATTCTTCATGTTGTGTCCTCGCTTCTCTTCTCTAGACATGAAGATGGCTCTTCCGCCTCTTCGACACAGCTCAGTTTTGTCAACGACAACTTTCTTGCTCCTTTGGAACCTTTTTTGCACCACCGAACCAACATGTTTTGGCATGAACTCAG ATGCTTTGTGGATAGTCCATTTACCATGGAAACTTATGATGCAGTAGTTGAGTATAGACAGTTGAAGTAG
- the LOC107916036 gene encoding probable serine/threonine-protein phosphatase 2A regulatory subunit B'' subunit TON2 isoform X1 translates to MYSGSSDGESHEAAAQRKIPPVSSMLWVRNLRRYIGSGAGLGSEALMELETKRILLDIFKEKQQKSAEAGTIPSFYKKKPEEGSISHRVQKLAKYRFLKKQSDLLLNADDLDAMWVCLRENCVIDDATGAEKMNYEDFCHIASVCTEQIGPKCRRFFSPSNFMKFEKDESGRIAILPFYLYVMRTVSLTQARIDMSELDEDSDGFLQPHEMEAYIRGLIPNLAQLRDMPAAFVQMYCRIAAHKFSFFCDPHRRGKACIKKVLLSNCLQELMELHQESEEEVTDTEQAENWFSLTSAQRICDMFLALDKDMNGTLSKQELKEYADGTLTEIFIERVFDEHVRRCKIGAGNNREMDFDSFLDFVLALENKDTPEGLTYLFRCLDLNGRGFLTTADIHSLFRDVHQKWIEGGNYELCIEDVRDEIWDMVKPADPLRITLADLLACKQGGTVASMLIDVRGFWAHDNRENLLQEEEPEEES, encoded by the exons ATGTATAGTGGGTCCAGTGATGGCGAGAGCCACGAAGCCGCCGCTCAACGGAAGATCCCACCGGTTTCGTCGATGCTTTGGGTTCGAAATCTTCGCCGGTACATCGGATCCGGTGCTGGACTCGGATCCGAAGCCTTAATGG AGCTTGAAACAAAGAGGATCTTGCTTGATATATTTAAAGAAAAGCAACAGAAAAGCGCCGAAGCTGGTACAATACCAAGTTTCTATAAGAAG AAACCTGAGGAAGGATCCATCAGTCATAGGGTTCAGAAGCTAGCAAAATATCGTTTTCTAAAG AAGCAATCTGATCTTCTACTAAACGCTGATGATCTGGATGCCATGTGGGTTTGCTTAAGAGAAAATTGTGTCATTGATGATGCCACTGGTGCTGAAAAG ATGAATTATGAAGATTTTTGCCACATTGCCTCCGTTTGTACAGAACAAATAGGTCCAAAATGTCGCCGCTTTTTCAGCCCATCAAACTTCATGAAGTTTGAGAAAGATGAATCAGGAAGAATCGCCATCTTGCCCTTCTATCTTTATGTGATGCGCACT GTTTCTCTTACACAGGCCAGAATTGATATGAGTGAGCTTGATGAGGATTCAGATGGTTTCCTTCAACCTCAT GAAATGGAGGCCTACATTCGTGGTCTTATTCCTAACCTGGCACAACTACGGGATATGCCTGCAGCCTTTGTTCAAATGTACTGTCGCATAGCTGCACACAAATTCTCTTTCTTTTGTGATCCTCATAGACGAG GAAAGGCCTGCATAAAAAAGGTGCTGCTTAGTAACTGTCTCCAGGAATTAATGGAACTACATCAG GAAAGTGAAGAAGAAGTCACTGACACTGAGCAAGCTGAAAATTGGTTTTCCTTGACTTCTGCACAACGTATATGTG ATATGTTTCTTGCCCTCGATAAGGATATGAATGGAACACTGAGTAAGCAGGAGCTTAAAGAATATGCGGATGGAACTCTAACTGAAATTTTCATCGAAAGAG TATTTGATGAGCATGTCCGACGTTGCAAAATTGGTGCTGGAAATAATCGAGAGATGGACTTCGACAGTTTTCTCGACTTTGTTCTGGCCCTTGAGAACAAAGATACTCCAGAAGGGTTAACATATTTGTTCCGTTGTCTTGATCTTAATGGTAGGGGATTCCTCACAACAGCAGATATTCATTCTCTTTTCAG AGATGTACACCAGAAATGGATTGAAGGGGGCAACTACGAATTGTGTATCGAAGATGTTCGGGATGAAATATGGGATATGGTAAAGCCAGCCGATCCATTGAGGATTACGTTGGCTGACCTCCTAGCTTGTAAACAGGGTGGGACTGTGGCCAGCATGCTCATAGATGTGCGCGGGTTTTGGGCACATGATAACAGAGAGAACCTTCTTCAAGAAGAAGAGCCAGAGGAAGAATCGTGA
- the LOC107916036 gene encoding probable serine/threonine-protein phosphatase 2A regulatory subunit B'' subunit TON2 isoform X2, whose protein sequence is MYSGSSDGESHEAAAQRKIPPVSSMLWVRNLRRYIGSGAGLGSEALMELETKRILLDIFKEKQQKSAEAGTIPSFYKKKPEEGSISHRVQKLAKYRFLKKQSDLLLNADDLDAMWVCLRENCVIDDATGAEKMNYEDFCHIASVCTEQIGPKCRRFFSPSNFMKFEKDESGRIAILPFYLYVMRTVSLTQARIDMSELDEDSDGFLQPHEMEAYIRGLIPNLAQLRDMPAAFVQMYCRIAAHKFSFFCDPHRRGKACIKKVLLSNCLQELMELHQESEEEVTDTEQAENWFSLTSAQRICDMFLALDKDMNGTLSKQELKEYADGTLTEIFIERVFDEHVRRCKIGAGNNREMDFDSFLDFVLALENKDTPEGLTYLFRCLDLNGRGFLTTADIHSLFSNRAYLEKNGSEEGEHHRDEMLPDTTFLHKILYFPACST, encoded by the exons ATGTATAGTGGGTCCAGTGATGGCGAGAGCCACGAAGCCGCCGCTCAACGGAAGATCCCACCGGTTTCGTCGATGCTTTGGGTTCGAAATCTTCGCCGGTACATCGGATCCGGTGCTGGACTCGGATCCGAAGCCTTAATGG AGCTTGAAACAAAGAGGATCTTGCTTGATATATTTAAAGAAAAGCAACAGAAAAGCGCCGAAGCTGGTACAATACCAAGTTTCTATAAGAAG AAACCTGAGGAAGGATCCATCAGTCATAGGGTTCAGAAGCTAGCAAAATATCGTTTTCTAAAG AAGCAATCTGATCTTCTACTAAACGCTGATGATCTGGATGCCATGTGGGTTTGCTTAAGAGAAAATTGTGTCATTGATGATGCCACTGGTGCTGAAAAG ATGAATTATGAAGATTTTTGCCACATTGCCTCCGTTTGTACAGAACAAATAGGTCCAAAATGTCGCCGCTTTTTCAGCCCATCAAACTTCATGAAGTTTGAGAAAGATGAATCAGGAAGAATCGCCATCTTGCCCTTCTATCTTTATGTGATGCGCACT GTTTCTCTTACACAGGCCAGAATTGATATGAGTGAGCTTGATGAGGATTCAGATGGTTTCCTTCAACCTCAT GAAATGGAGGCCTACATTCGTGGTCTTATTCCTAACCTGGCACAACTACGGGATATGCCTGCAGCCTTTGTTCAAATGTACTGTCGCATAGCTGCACACAAATTCTCTTTCTTTTGTGATCCTCATAGACGAG GAAAGGCCTGCATAAAAAAGGTGCTGCTTAGTAACTGTCTCCAGGAATTAATGGAACTACATCAG GAAAGTGAAGAAGAAGTCACTGACACTGAGCAAGCTGAAAATTGGTTTTCCTTGACTTCTGCACAACGTATATGTG ATATGTTTCTTGCCCTCGATAAGGATATGAATGGAACACTGAGTAAGCAGGAGCTTAAAGAATATGCGGATGGAACTCTAACTGAAATTTTCATCGAAAGAG TATTTGATGAGCATGTCCGACGTTGCAAAATTGGTGCTGGAAATAATCGAGAGATGGACTTCGACAGTTTTCTCGACTTTGTTCTGGCCCTTGAGAACAAAGATACTCCAGAAGGGTTAACATATTTGTTCCGTTGTCTTGATCTTAATGGTAGGGGATTCCTCACAACAGCAGATATTCATTCTCTTTTCAG cAATCGAGCATATCTCGAAAAAAATGGAAGTGAAGAAGGGGAGCATCACAGAGATGAGATGTTGCCTGATACAACCTTCCTACATAAAATTCTGTATTTTCCTGCTTGTAGCACTTGA